The stretch of DNA ATTGATTTTCAATACTATTTTGAGAAAATTACATTTGTAGCTAGTTTCCAACAATATTTtgaatgcacggttggcgcggtggctggccaACTTGCTGCCTCTCAAAATGTAACTGGTTGCATGCTTGCACAAAGCAAATTTTTGTGTGAtttagatctatgagtaaggtACCAGCGCggctcatatttaatattataaatgcgaaagtaactctgtctgtctgtctgttacgcttacgccgttacgcctaaaccagtaaaccgaacattttgatgaaatttggtacagagatagaataaacaacatagactactttttattgcaaaaaaataggagagtgggtaaataggggatgaatggtcacaTGGAAATTagccatttttaaagctgtaacataggggagagtgggtaaaaataggagATGAATGATCATATgcaaattcgtcatttttaaagttgtaacagtgaaactttgtatttagacacttaatgggacgaacgaaagaacataggcttatagcgaataaaaagggtagaaggcgttttaattttgaccaccaaccacgcggacgaagtcgcgggcaaaagctagtgaaatatataattatagaaaGTTTTTCTAATACTCATAGCTCTCTATCTCCATTCCAGGAGTTGGCATGATCTCCCGTAAAGCCGCCTGCGCAGTCAACCCCGTAGCAGTGCTGACCAAGGATGGAGACACCTACACCTTCACGATGACCACCTCCTTCAGAACCATCACCTTCAGCTTCAAGTTGAACGAGGAGTTCATTGAGGAGAGAGCTGATGGTGTTAAGGTGAGAGGcttcttattttttatggggGTAAATGAGTAGATGGATCGCCTGTTGGTAAGCCGATAATGGACACTAGAAGAGTCAAAGTTGAATAATGaattctaattaaaccataaatagttTCTTTTGAAGtgtcaataaataaaggaataaataatggtctgtcagtctgtctatctgtGAAGccaggtgctcgttccaaagtgtagcttcgaatggagaagaatgaccAAGAAACTCCATTTAACGAGTTGGATGTATTGGTCTCTAAAAAAATAACGTAGGtatacaatttctctgatacatttttccaattaaTAAATTGAACAAATAATATGTAGGATAGTAATTTTATGGGCACGGActaagagtccgtggagaacaaatgtaaataggAAAAAAACATATATGTAGGACATAACTAGGACAGACCTACGACTAGGTgaaccgacgacatcgtcagagtcgcaGGGAACCAGTGGatgcttgtcgttctacgtggaggactaaggggaggcctttattcaacagtggacgtcttccggctgatgatgagaATTTTTGATTGCAATACTCTCAATCGttgaaaatatagaattttGGACTTATAGATCAATATTATAAGGCCTTGTATCACATAGATATCATTCATTCATAAGTCATGAGAAATCGATAAGTCTGATTCGCTATTACGAGAATCTAATGCATGATACGAGGGGTTATTCCACATGAATATTGATTGTGAAATGATAGAAAATCGCTGGCCTTTGTTCAATGGCCACTTTGTTATGGAAATTGCGGAAAAATTGATAGTTTATTGAGTGAAGGTTATTCTGAATCGAATAGTAATGTTTCTTGGAAAGTGCTTTGTAGAAGTTTCTGCTAGTCATTGCCTCGTGTAATCGGTTAGCATTGGAGTATCTATATTTggtatattgtatgtatgatGTAGTAAGGGCAAGCTTATTGTTGTTATACACCGGGTAACTATAACATTCCAGTCTCCCTACTCCTTAACACGTTGTCATTATCATCAACTTGTATCCATCctactgctgggctttttttgatGTTGGAAAATCATGTAGTgtaaaaattaccccgttcaGGACTAGCTGCTCttcgagttggagccccggcaacccttCAGCCTCTTCTCACTCTAAGATCttattaatcaccatgcttgttttaaaattgtcgtgatatttttttcacattacatgTCATAAAGCCAAGAATAATGCACAAATGTCCTACGACAAGTGTCGCCAGCTCGTTGGGCAAAGTAGCGTAGACGTTGGTTGATTTTGGTCGACATGTCTAGCAACATCGCGCGACAAGACATCGCTACATACAGTCGCGCGTTGTCGCCCTACATTTTAAGCAAAAATTTGCTTGATATGTCGCTATTTATCCCCTAATGTATCCTTGGCTTAACTCATAATATACAAaagaataactatatttttactATGTAAATGTActccataattaatttatactttatGACATTTCCAGACCAAATCCTTGATGGTGGCTGAAGGTGACACGTTAATACAAACCCAGTCGGAGGACAATGGGAGGAAGTCTACCCATGTGCGGACTTTCACACCGGACCTACTGACAGTTGTAAGTATACCTGTAAACCTTGAGAAGTAATTATATGTTTCTggtgctatttttattttatattttttctataactgTATAattaactgtcgtgagacatactgaattaatgaAAAATCCGCTTTACTCACGTGAAGTgacgagaaaagctctactagtttcgagttcgTGCACGGTGTTCATGAAGAAGAGTTCCCTGTGTGACTTGAAATCAGTAGAGTTTTTCCCATTAGTTCTTGTACTTATGAGAGATAACGCAGGAACAATTTCGATGATTATTAAAACCCCTATCACAGGTGCCGTATGTTAGAGCTGATTAAATGTAATGTTACTTATTAAATTGGGTTGTCAGGCACTACATATTTGAGATCAGCAGTgatctctgataaacttgaagCTTTTTGAACTGCAATCCAATTTTGACCCGCTtgtcaagcgtggagattataacAGTcttcttatgtagagaaggctCGTAGACCACCAGGAAACTATTACACGCAGTTAATGATGATGTCCAAAGAGTTTATATATgatatttttgtcaataagaTCCCTATTTGTCTTAACCCTTTTCCCATAATAAGTAGCCCTTGCCTTAATAATGAGCCTTTAATTACAAGCTAAAAGCGACTAAACGGCTCATACCCTCgtttagaaattataatgaGCGTGCAACTAAGGTAATTGTTGGTTAACAAGAATTGGAACGTGGTTTCCTTAGAACTGCTTCAAATGAAGGCTAGAGAGCATCCATATTTAATTTCCCTTTGTCAAGCCTTGGGGTggttaaattttaaatgtatgatggtaaattatttataggtataccTAATTATGGTCTAGTTGTCTAGTTGGTAACTAGACTGCTTTCTTGGTCTTTGTAAAGAGTAATGGCGTGTTAGGTTATGTAACCTAGCCAAATTTCACTTAACGATTGTCTACATCGAGATTAGAAAACTatattacctaaatatttttttccttaaatGGCAGGTCCGAGTCTCCAATGTTGTCGCCTACACTGCTAGTGTTGAGTAAATTATATAGGATTGACTTAATTTTTGACACTTCTCAGTGTCATCCCTGTACATTGAGTTTCCTCCACTCTCGGTGCACAAGTGCCAAAGTGGCATTTGGCTACAGGCTCTGGACATCTTTATCTCAACGCAGTGAATTGGTATGACACTGACAAATGCACATGTATTataccagaccataatctaccccagtttcaaattttatctcgatcccttcaagcgttttgacgtgaaggagtgacaaacaaacaaagaaatatacaaaacttTCGCAATAATAATATTGGCTGGCAAAGCcgttgacagaagctagttattttatataattcttttttgttacaggtatcCACTGCAGACGGTTGGGAAGGCAAGTGTGTGAGAATATATGAAGTAGTCaaggattaattaaattaataaatgtgtaattagtttgttattatttatgttatacggGTGGTCGTTATAGCtgaacatataaaattattattgtatttttgtaagtcaataaatatttggttatttactgtaatttagtttttatctcTGCCTATCCTCCTGGTATTTGTCCTTGTTTTATTCCAGACTTatcataatacaaaattataaaccagcaacatttaatttatatcaaaataacaaaaacacttacataatattatattatcttataatatggttcaaattaatattaaaattacatgaaaGTATTGGATCGACCTTTACAGTGATCAATGgatcgtttaaaaaaatacaatatttataaactcgCTACGTTATATAccgtaattacttttttttcaatattatttattttataggcaTAAGTAAGCAGTAAAAACAGCAGTAGTAACAGGATAACACTGACGCGTGAACTCCTTAAATAAGTTGATGGCAGCAGATGAAATAGATTTGGCTACAATCACTAAAAGATGCCTAACATCcatcatattcaaattaaattcgtGCACTACAATTTACTTAACTACGGATCTTTCGTTTAGACACTAACATTCAACCCAATAAAAACCGTATGCAAAATAAGCATAATAATTTAGTGCGCCTatccatatttttataacaatcgGTTGCTCATTATATTCATtgctataaagaaaaaaaacagcGCCAATCTTACTTAGGAAAGTTTACACAcgcgctcgatagatggcgttagtagtcCGTTTAAAACTCGCTATGGTTTCGTTCACAGCGTTTCACTAGGTTCGAAGGGACTCTTGGAAGTTATAACAGTTAGGTGTTGCCACACACTAAAGCGAACTCCGTCGTGtatatatttttggaaaaagTCGACATTGGGATCGTGTATAGTCGATCTTAGTGTTgacttttaataattaagtgAAATATCGTCTGTTATCTCTTTAAGGGGTATTCAGAGGTAGACCTACCACAATATTTCACCATTTATCATAATCgcgactgcctcattggtcgagtgatcgtaaGATCGCAGGATCGATTCccaagtcgggcaaagtattaatgggttttttttcggtgttttgacaatttctcagtagtagcacggggtctggaattgggcccagtatattatggtaataaataaaaggttaataaaaggttttattgatttactaatagaacaactttaaataacgttttatttttaatttttaatcaaaacctatttatttatctttatttccttcgttcatttttgttcacgaagggtcgcaataaattaaattgttgtacgaaatctgcgaagtttcggacgaaacttcatttttcgttgaattagagtagacctcctGATTTTACCAATCTTTTCTTAATCAGAGAGCACTTTTATAgcattaattatgtttgttctaCATCATTAATAATTGACAAAAAGGTTTTCTTCTAAACtctaattcgttttatctaagtgttGTTAAGTATTGtcccaacaaaaatatttcaataccaATCACTttccatatttaatttttatgttaccTTAGTTTTCTCTTTTGCagaatctttatttaattttaaaccattCAATTGCCAAGACTACAgatttaactaattaaattaaatcacagccgttaaatatcaataattagAAGATTATCACTGAGTTTAATAGCATTATCTGATAATGAAGataaatttaattgaaacatacattttatatccATTCACATCGCACTTGGTTTAggatataatttcaaaatattacttCTAGATCATTCTTTTGATATCAAAGTAAACACTCCTTGACTGCACGATTAGCGCGATGGCTGAGTAACTGGCTATCGTGCAACGTGAGGGTTTGATTCTCGTgctccataaattgttgtttcgggtctgggtgtcatgtgtacctatgtaaaattgtatgtttcaaagtcaaagtcaaagtcaaaaaaatCCGTAGGAGTGTGGGGAAagttcgaaaaaaaaaacactaattgacactaatttaaaaaataatcgaaAAAAAAAGCCTGATGCAATGGGTAGTTGGATCATTGGGAGTCCTTTATCTTGCCCTGCAGGGTGTTAAGACTTAATTGTGAAGTTAAGATTTCACAATAACTTTGACACTCCCAGATAATTAAAATTGCACCTTACCCCTAAAGCATTAAAGTGCAAAAAGCGCTTCTAAAGACCACACAATATCTCTTGCACTTTGATCCATATAATATCACGCCTTATTTTATCAGAAAGGGAACGGCACGTACCTATCTACTGATAAATAAGTGCTGCAGATCTGTACCCTtaatacaagtttgctttacgtttaaagtaaccgaaacgagaacgcgttcgatgctctgattggccggcttgaaaggaccaaccaataagagcgccgtcGTTTTGATGACgttaagcgtaaagcaaacttgtactaagggtactgtgtAAAATTGCAAATAATGGTAGTACAGCAATTTGGGATCAATCCGATATACATTAAAGATAAGACGGttgtataaatgtaataaaattaaatattaattggtaTTTTATAACTTGTacgtcataatataatatgtcgtggtggcccggaggtttatgggtgcttttccaccagagatgcgctATGATgtatttggcttccaccaatcatatggtacatatagcttagcactggtgaaaactgaGTCAGCTAagcatgttttttatatggaaagatgcgtgctatagatgcgtgctgaTTATGTTTGCTAAGTatgtgtactatggatggtTTCTCGCGCAtcatcctcgcacagctacgtagcttagAATCAGTGGACACGGTCACAAATTTTAACAGCAGCTAAAGATGGAATATCTttgtagcatagttacatagcatgTGGAATAGCACtctaagacgcccgcttctcatgtatgaaagtgcggtttcgaaacctaccaatggcaagtccCAACGTAACTTTTTCCTAGTTATAAATGTTCTTCGAAGATTATTTTAACACCACTGtcaaggaaaacatcgtgaggcaCGCGAGTaaagccgcgggcatcagctagtttaTCAATTATAATCTAAAATGGGCGTGAAATGAGGTTACACACTAAATGACCTCATTTCCTTCCAAATTGGCAAAGAGCGAACATTCTAGTAAAAGAATTGAAtcaaccaattttattttatctttagatTACAAAGTACTAAAGTAGATATAAGTAGCAATATCTACTAGTACCTATAGTGTTTACATCACCTgatatttaatcattatttagCAATAAGATAAAGAAATGTaacaattattacatttattacatttgcAGCGAAGAAATTGAGTggtttatgtaatgtttaatgcttacttacttactttatgAAGGCAAATATGTACTGTAATTGTGTTTCGAAAGTGGTAGATAAGAAATAACAAATGAAaagcaattattattgtaattacctACTTAACGATTATTGcctttttttaaccgacttcaaaaaaggaggttttcagtttgacctgtatgtaggtatgtatggtaaaacggggtgaacgGAATTCGTGGGgggaatagatacagaagaggggtgaataaatcttgggaaaatgttctaaaatctattcaccctttgaattatattcaccccgttttacggtacatatgtttgtgcgcgattatctcgcgattggctgtaccaattttgatgcggttttcagcatagtatttccAGAGCTAAGAGAAGGTTTAAGGCGCTTAAAAAAATTGGAGGCGTTAAAGCAATTTGAAGGCGgttcgaaaaacataataacttcTGTACCGACACAAAATCTATGATTTTTATCGTAATGCAAGTATGATATAATCAAATGATAATACTGTTACTACTACTTAAAAGACAAAGTTGtatgtttgcttgtttgttt from Spodoptera frugiperda isolate SF20-4 chromosome 11, AGI-APGP_CSIRO_Sfru_2.0, whole genome shotgun sequence encodes:
- the LOC118275067 gene encoding fatty acid-binding protein, with translation MASIDKYLNVKYKLKSSEQFEEYLKFIGVGMISRKAACAVNPVAVLTKDGDTYTFTMTTSFRTITFSFKLNEEFIEERADGVKTKSLMVAEGDTLIQTQSEDNGRKSTHVRTFTPDLLTVVSTADGWEGKCVRIYEVVKD